GACAACCAAAGACAGCTATTGTCTTAGCCTTTTTCGGCATCTTCATGCACCATGGCTGAGGTATCTTGGCAGCGGCAATTGACTCCGTTACAAGACGAAGATCGACGGTTGGTCCTTATGAATAACTTGCTGAAAACGGTTATTGAATTCAACTTtcgtataattaacaattagactacgagcccgagttttctacgagcagatagtcaacgaggcgcagccgagttgactatcgctcgtagaaaactcgggcgagtagtctaattgttttagtataaatttacaatggtctcattgcataaaaatgtaaagtaacggttaaatggtgaaaagtgttttattgtgtttacatcggcaattcaaattcaaggtttcaaatactgcgcgcgatgtgcactgaagcttcgtgatatacaatttaaaattcatgatgcacaatttaaaatttaaagcttcgtgattggtgaaaataaataggagaacgattttcattggctatttacaactgttgactatcagcagatagtctacgagtaatgtagccaatcagattcagggattcacgatagactacgagtaaatttatactaatataaATTAAACAGCTCAATCGTGATTCTCCCGACTTCATTCATGTCTCTCCCTTGTTCCGAATAACCTGTAATGTTTTGTTGAgtctttacaattattttcagTAATGGCCATAAAATGAGATAAACGCACCTACAGAGGGGTCATAACTCTTCTCACAAATTCCTTCAACGTTAACAGCAAATTGCGATTCCGCACAGCCGCATTTCGCTATCTGAGCATCTGCTAAGCAAGACCTCACGCATAActtgaagaaaaaagagaatTGAAAATTATTGGTAAACTTATTAATTTGAGAAAATATGAATGAAACTGGTGTTAAATATGGATTGATAAAATGACCAGTCCGACCTTATTCTGGATTTTCACTAAAAAGGGTGCATTTGAGCAGGAACATGTATGTCAGACTTTCGAAGACCAGGtactgtaacatttttttatcatttggCTCgatttgctttgttcttttcaaGAGATTTTATAACATAACCcagattagtaaatttttagctcaggataatgattttccagctttctgattggttgcctaagcccatgatatgagccattatcgttaagtttgaccaaatatggaaaaACTGAtagcgaatttcttgtgctgaaattttggagatcggaaacaattttttcgcggcctcttcggtaaagaaaatgtcacgatttgaggaggtttcacccgaaaaaatcaagagaattgcttgaaaatttactaaaagagttattcttctcggacttgccggatatgagctaataataaccaactcggcctacggcctcgttgatTATATATCAGCtcttagtatttaccaaatcagtggatagcaattttcgcgcgttttgattggcttccgtaactcggaatatccttggctattcactgttctgtgaacggaaagaaaaatggcgcgtcgtttcgcgaaagttttagaagaagaaattgaagaagcgttttctTATCCATCTGacttggtaaatactaaaacaactatccccctcagggtcggtgaagagcggtggatatatacctcgacgcttcgcaactcggtatatatccaccactatccACCTTCcgttcgggggatagttgtataatatccggcgcgtcctcgaagaataactatTGAATATCACGCGAATCTCGTCTGTTAGGCGGAGTTCTTTGTAAAGACCTTTATAGTCTGTATTTTGAAGCCAAAGGTTTTTTAAgctgagaagaagaaagaggagACGGCATTTAACACGCTCCTCGAAATCGGCGATCATCTCAAAACAGCTACACTTATCTCTGATTTCAAGGTATAAACTGAAAGCaagttgtttgtttttcgtttcTAGGGCTACAAAGATGATGTTGACATAGAGCCATGACAGTTATGGTGGATGAATACTATggtgatgaagatgatgacgaTTACGTTGGAGCGGCCATAGTCTTTTTTGCTCTGATTGTACCTGGCCTATGAAAGGAGACATTGTTATGAACCCAATTCCTACCTCTCGCGAGTAAGGACGGCTTTTTCCATCCAAGATTTGCTTCTTACAGCTTCCGTTATTGAAGGGATCAACTCGAATGATGACTTCCTGAAGTTAATAAGCAACGTTAGTAATACAGAacggtttctaaagaaacagtaGTGGTGCGTCGGCTAGGCAACCTGGGTAGTAATAAACGGGATGTACGTGTTAAAACGGAGTTGATTATGTGTATTGGCCAAAGTGGCACACGGAAAAACTATCGATTCGAGAGTTAGCCTTTCATAAGACCGAACGAGGCTCTGATGCTTTCAGTGATGAAGGGGTAACCTATCTGTTTCCGaatacaaatttctagtttataAGAAAAATTATGGTGCTGCGTCaatgggagagtgaaacatgaaaatttggtttcatcaaatgagtcgataaaggttgaattaccacttcAGAAAAATtcggaaagctgatgtttcgagcgttaatcGTCAGCTTTCCAAGTCTTTCTAAGCGGTAATTCGACTTGTaattcaactcgtttgataaaaccaaattttcatgtacaGTGTGTATCTCAGTCTTACCGCAGCTTAACGATAGCAATACAGTCAACTGTGTCGTAATGGACACCAGTgtgaaataaaagcaaaaaaattaaaagctcTTCCTTTCTTCAAGGGCCATGTTATCTGTGTTTACGATTATCCTTTACCTTTCTCACACCAACAGAAGTTGAGATTCCAGGATGGGCATTTATCCCTTCTTCATCCGGGAAAGGTAGTTCGTCTTGATCATGAATGACAATTCTGGCGCCCGAGGCATGACTCAGCTGTGGAGTATATTGGTCGGTATGGATGAAAAGGTTCAGCTTGAGCCCTGCAATACACAAATTTGCCTATCATAAAGGAAATATTCGCTTGCGaataggatttttatgtttttccctGACAAACTAAGTTAAATTATCTTGTTGCGTTACGAGTTACGTGACAACATCCGGGCACGCGCTGAGAGGTCATGGGGCTGAATCAAAGGATGCCCCCTCTGGGGGCAAGCTTTACTATTACACAATCGATTACTGTCACGTCATTCAATTCTTTGAATCGCTCAGTGTAGAAGAAGTGCTTTAAACTGTGAATAAAAGCAACATCAACGCACTGACATTCTGAAATACGACTTACAGAACGGTGGTAGCCATTTGGATATTTGCAAGGGGTAGTTGAGTTGAATTCGAAAACCAATGAAGACAAATCCAGCCCGGCAAGGTACAGAGAGAAGCCAACCACACTCATATGCAGCTCGCTCAGCACCAGGCGTTGCAACCACAAGTCCCAAAAAGTGTTGTGACGCATACTCTATAGGGATTTCTACCCCTGAGAAAAAGCGTATTTCCACAAGTGAAAAATTACGAAAATTTTTCACGTGGGTTTGAgatcgccaatcagctgctgataCTTCACTcgctatatatatatttttaaacgtGAACAAGTAAGTCAGTCAGTGAGGTGTTCCGTACAGTAAACAAAAtgatacatggttgcttggatacatggaatttctcttcacgtgttcaactcgatatctcactcgttagCTGTTACTCGAGATAACGAGTTGAACAGGAGAAAAAGAATTCCTCGCGCACCCATGTATTATACGCTGTCGTAAAATTCCAACCCCATCCAGGAGCGCATTTCCATCAGCCAATTACGAAGAAGTATCCCCCCCTTAGGGGCTAATTTCATTATAACTTGATCGCTTACCTCCGGATTGCCCTGTGTTATGGGTTTTCAAAATTTCTTGCTCCGTATGATTGTCTCCTATGCCACCGTTGAAGTCAAAGCAATTGCCGTAGCGATAATCCCAGAAGCGAGTCCAAAATTTTGAATAGTTCCTGAAACGTCAACCACAGTACAGTTCGCTGACTACAAAGGCCTGGGTTCTACTTGTCATGCAAGCACAAGAACAAGAAACATATATAAGCGCAGTAACTTGttgattaagatgatttccgcacaacattcgagcaattaaatatttgaaatgatGAACACAGGGCACCTTCGACTCGTAATTACGAAACGAAAAATCTCACCTGCAATCAATGCCTTTGAAGTTACATTCAAACACGAAGTCCTGAAATTGGTGTCCCATGTTAAACAGCGTACTGGTGTTCTCTGTTGCTAGTTTTCCTATCAGCATATCTTCgaacaaatgttcaatttccACTTCCAATTCGGGATCAACAGATGAATAATTTGAAAAGTTAGCGTCGATTGATGGATTGCCGAGAAATCGTGAATCTACAatcaaatggaaagaaaaatttaagtGATCAAGATGCACTATTTCAATCACAACCAGTTGAGGTTGAAGCCGTTGTAGTTTCCCAACACACTATTTTTCAAACCGTGTTATTTGACAACGCGGCAACCCTTTGGAAAAATCTTCACCGGACATCCCTGGAAAAGAGATCAGTCAAATCAGCATACCAGTCAGATCTCTAAAAAAATCGCCATTCTGCGCAACTTGCTGCACGCGTTAAGGATCTGGAGAGATTATCCGCGTTGCTTAAATGCGCAATAGAACACTTGCTTACCATTTAGGAATCTTCTTTGAATTTCCTGGTGTATGGAACCAAAGTAGTCATCAGGTATCTTGTCAATTCTAACAGGGTTTTGGTTACAGACCGTTACAGCAGGGAAGCGAGCTTTCtattggaaaaagaaaaccagAAATGTGCCGCAATAATTTTTAGAATAAGAGAACAACACCTTTGCTGAAAGATTGTATTAAATTCACAAATTAGGGATAACAGTTTGTAGACATGTAGTGTCTACtatgaaaatgatttttctctttCCTGAGAAACCATGACCTGATAGATCATGGTAGCTACAAATAACTACCGTGTTTCATAAAAGACATCAACAACGCATTTGAAATTTCCCGTGCTTTCAACTTCTAGGGCGTAACCAAGAAAGCCTAGCCTTATGGGAACGGAACCGCGACCCAGCctgcttttttgtttgtggAGAAAACAAGATCGAGTTGTCTAATGTGTAAAACAAGAAGTACTGTAATTtgataaataatgataattgaactaagtggagtgcaatttggtctgaaatcatacagcgcgtgatttcaaaatcgaacgagcACGCAGCGcgagttcgatttgaaatcacaagcatgatttcagaccaaaattgcacgacccaagttcaattaccactttattagatccattttgaaatcgcacaatttaatagcctaaatacaagaactacacgattttagaaataattaataatatatatatatattgaaatatatatattattgaaatactacaagaaataattaaattcatccattttgtttcgttgccaaatttgccaagCAATGGCTTTTTTGCCTTTTATTTTCctgcaatgtgattggttagTTAAACAAAACtcaaaatctgattggttgttttgttttactgtcccatTCTCATTTGATGAAAGAATGTGGGATTTTGAGTAGAAAATAGTGCGATTTGTGAATAAATGGCACTGTtcagagccaatcagattgcaaggatcaccagtgatttcaaaatggatttaataaaggaaaaaaaactttcatcTTGCACGAAAACAAGCAAGAATAATATTTTAACACACCGTTGCGTGTTTGACTTGTATCAGGGTAGACACCGGACGACTCATAAACGATTCAAACAAACGAAGTGTTTGAAAGATGAACATTCCCAAAGCGCAGAGAATAAAAATCGACCAAACCAAGCGGCTGAATACAGTCTTAGCTTCAGATAACCTTCCGACGCCATGGGTGGTCGTGTAGTTGGCAAAATCCTTAATTAGTTCCTTAGTTGAATGAGTCATCGTGCTGGGCCTGACTGAGTCATTTGAACCATCACCTGCCATGTTCTACCTGgaacaaataataatacaagggaaataataaaataaaagtttggCGATTTATCAGAAATGAAGGGATTTTCTTTATATGTGTTTATCTAGCGCAGCATTCTCGTCTTTTTAAGTGTGTGCTTTAAGGAAACATCAGCTCGTTTCATATATGACTTTGCTATCACATAAAGGCCGTTCTTATACGGGAAGACGCATTATGCGTCTGGATGAACTTATGCAAACGTTTGTTGTTCGTCTGGTTATGCATCTCAAGTATCATAAAGACGGGCGCAAAACGCATTATCAATCATGGACGAATCATCTTTCGTTGCACTTCGTTCAAGACGCACAACGAAAGgtagttcgtccagacggataatgcgtcctttAGGTAAAGACGGCCATACACAACTCtctttttgaaattaaaaatcaagCTGTAGACACGAGAAAAATGACTCCGCTTTAGTCACCATAACCTCGAGTGTTTGAAGGTTTAGtgcaaattgtctcatgagGAATTTAAACTTTTTCATAAAAGAAATCTGCCAATCTGCTGACAAACCCGACGTAGCTTctaaaatgcgaaaaaaaaaaaaaacagacaaaagaaaaattgatataATACAGAATCAAGCAAGACAGTCGAAATGTTATCTAATTCGGAAACAAGGTTACTAAGCTAAAAAGTTATTTCCATTGTTAGGAAATACGACTGTGATGACAAAAGTACTCATTTAGTTTATCTTAACATAGCAAAAGAGGAATTTCTCACCTTTTGGTTCGCCTACAACTTCGTGAAACAACGTTGAAGTTAGCCAGAGATGTAGGAACGCATCAAATATCAGTAAACATGAGATATTGGTTTACTTTAGACTTCTCATTGTTCCACATAATTGATCTTAAAACTAATGTTCAGTTTATACAGACCATGGATGATTCACCATTGGATGAAAGGCATTTTTTACCCTTTAAGGCCACAGAAAATGGAACTACACAAGAATATAAAgcaatttattgttattgtgtatgtgaaaacaattaaacaaaaACAGACCAATCAGATTTCTTGGTTCTAATTAATGCGTTTATGTTTTGGTCCTTCGTTGAACGTTGCCTGTTCCCTGAGACAATTAAATATTCCATAGTCACTGTCGAACAGGGATGAGtgccaatcaaattcaatagaATAGTTGATACATTTTTCCATTTTGTCATTTGTGAGTAAGAGTTAAGAAACAGTTCATTACTTACTAGTCGATTTCTACAAACATTCCACGCTCAGGCTAATTTCTTCCACGTTGAACACAAATTGAACCACTACATGTCCATGTTATTGAAGACcgaaggggcgtttacacgacagagcaaaaatggcacggatccgacaaaaactggaacggttccaacagtttttgcaaagaaacagtgaactttTATCCGTTCCGCAACGGGTCCATAGGTGCCTATGGACCCGACacggaacggataaaacttccctgtttctttgcaaaacctattggaaccgttccagtttttgtcggaccCGTGCTATCGAGTGTGAGTACACTAAATGTCTTTGACTTCGTCAGAAAGCAAACTTCTTTTCCTCTTATGTCCAATCAGACAAAATTACACTTTAAGATTTGTCGTGGACAATATGCGTTCGAGAAAACCTTTCGAAGATTGTTCgaattattatcaataacagTTCCAGAAACTCGCAGCATGTTAAAACAGATATACCAATCCATAGTCCCAGTTGTCCCCCAATGTCAGCCACGAGGTTGACGCCCTAAAAATTTACAAAGTGCGTTGTAAAAACACTATCAGGGAGGCTTGAAACCAGCTGAATCACGAGGCTGTAACCAGTCTGACGAGTTCACTACCAGCTTAACGAGTTGGTGGGCAGCTCAGGGCAAGACAGCAGGCAAGTTGACATGTTAGCAAATAAAAAGCTAGACCATTGACAAAGTCTTCGGTGACCGATGTGAAATAATTCGTGAAATAAAATGCTAGTCCATTCTAAAATATGTTAACGACATAAATGCCGTGCATTTAAGAAATAGGATGAAACTCGCTGGGCCAGAGCCTGCGGGGGGCAATAAACGACTAACACGAAATGTCCACCTCAAAAGAATCTACTATCTCAAATTGTCTTTTTcatttcgtaaaaaaaaaacttctggcagaaaatcatttttcagttttaattaattttaaaatccaaaaaaccATTTCTAGAAGGCTATCATCATGAAATCATAATACGCATGCACCATTTATTTGGAATGGCTCAAACCAAGGTATTTTTTAACCCATTTCCTGCCTTGAACGAGGCAAAAGGGGTAATCCTTCTGCCAATTTCTACTACAGCTAAGCCAATACTCATATTCCGCATCAACGAAACATAGAATAATGCCCcaatttgaaatgatcgatTCCAATAAAGCAACATAACAGGACTGATAACTGCCACGCGAACCCGCTATTATCGTGTCCTAATTTCACTCGTAGAACATCGGAAATAGTACTCGGAAAGTAAAGGTTCGAAACTTTGTTCGGAACACTCGGATTTTTTGAAGTTTCACTGAGACAAAATCGAAGAATTATATCTCTACCGTGGAACATTCATTACCTCATAACTGATTCTCTCGGTGACCTTTTCATAATTGAGTTGATCGTAGAAGACGTTTACTTGAAGAAAGTTTTCTCTGATAAAGAAGAGAGAAGGTTAC
Above is a genomic segment from Acropora muricata isolate sample 2 chromosome 1, ASM3666990v1, whole genome shotgun sequence containing:
- the LOC136919047 gene encoding amiloride-sensitive sodium channel subunit alpha-like — protein: MAGDGSNDSVRPSTMTHSTKELIKDFANYTTTHGVGRLSEAKTVFSRLVWSIFILCALGMFIFQTLRLFESFMSRPVSTLIQVKHATKARFPAVTVCNQNPVRIDKIPDDYFGSIHQEIQRRFLNDSRFLGNPSIDANFSNYSSVDPELEVEIEHLFEDMLIGKLATENTSTLFNMGHQFQDFVFECNFKGIDCRNYSKFWTRFWDYRYGNCFDFNGGIGDNHTEQEILKTHNTGQSGGLKLNLFIHTDQYTPQLSHASGARIVIHDQDELPFPDEEGINAHPGISTSVGVRKEVIIRVDPFNNGSCKKQILDGKSRPYSRELCVRSCLADAQIAKCGCAESQFAVNVEGICEKSYDPSVGKCLDNLVWELTDGDLNCQQKCPAPCREVVFKTSVSMAEWPSERYKDILFKRLTKRLNQAYDDQLSEGKEFFSKNFLQVRVFYERLNYQEVEERRSYKEVNLLADIGGQLGLWIGVSALTCCEFLELLWLLGKNAMNRIATKKGNRVESLSRDLNTN